A window of the Candidatus Angelobacter sp. genome harbors these coding sequences:
- the glnA gene encoding glutamine synthetase (forms a homododecamer; forms glutamine from ammonia and glutamate with the conversion of ATP to ADP and phosphate; also functions in the assimilation of ammonia; highly regulated protein controlled by the addition/removal of adenylyl groups by adenylyltransferase from specific tyrosine residues; addition of adenylyl groups results in inactivation of the enzyme): KDHAFLLKGDVFTEDFLDMWVSHKRKEADALRLRPHPYEFFLYYDV; this comes from the coding sequence GAAAGACCACGCGTTTCTGTTGAAAGGCGACGTGTTCACCGAAGACTTCCTGGACATGTGGGTCAGCCACAAACGCAAGGAAGCCGACGCCCTGCGCCTGCGCCCCCACCCCTACGAGTTCTTCCTCTATTACGATGTGTAG